In Panicum virgatum strain AP13 chromosome 4N, P.virgatum_v5, whole genome shotgun sequence, a single window of DNA contains:
- the LOC120669298 gene encoding protein trichome birefringence-like 38, whose translation MAQERRRRWAPLPPRVGLVIICIRVWVLTVPVAGSARGSSPGSAGAAAGCDLFQGRWVADESYPLYDASACPFVPDVFDCRRNGRPDDAYLKFRWSPASCRLPRFDGADFLRRWRGKKVMFVGDSLSMNQWVSLACMLHAAAPAPVRATLTAGEPVSSVRFEDYDLLVVLYHTTFLVDVVQEDVGQVLKLDSMRNANAWLGAHLLVFNTWHWWTYRGSSQVWDYVQDGNRTYRDMDRLTAFSKGLSTWARWVDANVGASKTRVFFQGISPSHYMSKQQEGEAGAAAREPATGGGGGSCLKQTRPLQEATDAAAGVGTTPEQGVVRGVIGAMASPVALLDITALSQLRIDAHPSVYAGPGRDGMDCTHWCIAGLPDAWNQIMYAMLLQQQG comes from the exons ATGGCGCAAGAACGACGGCGACGctgggcgccgctgccgcctcgtgTCGGGCTGGTGATCATCTGCATCCGTGTCTGGGTGCTGACCGTCCCCGTGGCCGGATCAGCGAGAGGGAGCTCGCCGGGctctgctggcgccgccgcgggctgcgACCTGTTCCAGGGGAGGTGGGTGGCGGACGAGTCGTACCCGTTGTACGACGCGTCGGCGTGCCCGTTCGTGCCGGACGTCTTCGACTGCCGCCGCAACGGCCGCCCCGACGACGCGTACCTCAAGTTCCGGTGGAGCCCCGCCTCCTGCCGGCTGCCAAGGTTCGACGGCGCGGATTTCCTGAGGCGGTGGCGCGGGAAGAAGGTGATGTTCGTGGGGGACTCGCTGAGCATGAACCAGTGGGTGTCGCTCGCCTGCatgctccacgccgccgcgccggcgcccgtcCGCGCCACCCTGACTGCCGGCGAGCCCGTCTCCTCCGTGCGCTTCGAGGACTACGACCTGCTGGTGGTGCTGTACCACACGACGTTCCTGGTGGACGTGGTGCAGGAGGACGTCGGCCAGGTGCTCAAGCTCGACTCCATGCGCAACGCCAACGCCTGGCTCGGCGCGCACCTGCTCGTCTTCAACACCTGGCACTGGTGGACCTACAGGGGCTCCAGCCAAGT GTGGGACTACGTGCAGGACGGGAACCGCACGTACCGGGACATGGACCGGCTCACGGCCTTCTCCAAGGGACTCTCCACATGGGCGCGCTGGGTGGACGCCAACGTCGGCGCGTCCAAGACCAGGGTCTTCTTCCAGGGCATCTCTCCCAGCCACTACATGTCCAAGCAGCAGGAGGGCGAGGCCGGCGCAGCGGCGAGGGAGCCGGCGactgggggaggcggcggcagctgccTGAAGCAAACGCGGCCGTTGCAGGAGGCCAcggacgccgcggcgggcgtCGGCACGACGCCGGAGCAGGGCGTGGTGCGGGGCGTGATCGGGGCCATGGCGTCGCCGGTGGCGCTGCTGGACATCACAGCGCTGTCGCAGCTCAGGATCGACGCGCACCCGTCCGTGTACGCCGGGCCGGGGCGGGACGGCATGGACTGCACGCACTGGTGCATCGCGGGGCTCCCCGACGCGTGGAACCAGATCATGTACGCCATGCTCCTGCAGCAGCAGGGATGA